A single window of Brevundimonas naejangsanensis DNA harbors:
- a CDS encoding DUF433 domain-containing protein, giving the protein MSDLLSRITIDREQNGGRPSIRGMRIRVQDVLDMLAGGATAEEILADFPYLEADDIRASLAYAAAAIGDTAVIAA; this is encoded by the coding sequence ATGAGCGATCTCCTGTCCCGCATCACTATCGACCGCGAGCAGAACGGCGGCCGTCCGTCCATTCGCGGCATGCGCATTCGCGTTCAGGATGTCCTCGACATGCTGGCGGGGGGCGCCACGGCGGAGGAAATCCTCGCCGATTTTCCCTATCTCGAAGCGGACGATATCCGAGCCAGCCTCGCCTACGCCGCCGCGGCGATCGGCGACACGGCCGTCATCGCCGCGTGA
- the ettA gene encoding energy-dependent translational throttle protein EttA, whose translation MAQQYIFQMQGLTKAYPGGKKVFENIWLSFYNDAKIGVVGVNGSGKSTLLKIMAGLDHEFQGEARAADGVKRGYLEQEPQLDPNLNVRQNVEAWCEEKQWVNRFNEVANELGENYTDELMEEMTALQEKIDAGDVWDIDSRIDQAMGALRCPPDDWEVTNLSGGEKRRVALARLLLSKPDMLLLDEPTNHLDAESVAWLQHHLENFPGCVILVTHDRYFLDLVTKWTLELDRGKGHPHEGNYSSWLEAKTKRVVQEQSESEARQRALTRELEWVRSGAKARQAKSKARLAAYEKMVAEQENSRQAQSFAVIQIPPGPRLGNVVLEVEGLKKSYGDKVLFDNLNFKLPPNGIVGVIGPNGAGKSTMFKLITGQEQPDGGTIKVGETVKLAYVDQSRDDLKPDDTIWQAISGGTDIMMVGKREINTRAYVGSFNFKGGDQQKKVGQLSGGERNRVHLAKTLATGGNLILLDEPTNDLDIETLQNLEEALEEFAGCAVVISHDRWFLDRLATHILAFEGDGHVEWFEGNFEAYEQDKMRRLGADSIIPKRVQHQKFGR comes from the coding sequence ATGGCGCAACAATATATCTTCCAGATGCAGGGCCTGACCAAGGCCTATCCCGGCGGCAAGAAGGTCTTCGAGAACATCTGGCTCAGCTTCTACAACGACGCCAAGATCGGCGTCGTCGGGGTCAACGGCTCGGGTAAGTCGACCCTGCTGAAGATCATGGCCGGCCTGGACCACGAGTTCCAGGGCGAGGCCCGCGCCGCCGACGGCGTCAAGCGCGGCTACCTGGAGCAGGAGCCGCAGCTCGACCCGAACCTGAACGTTCGCCAGAACGTCGAGGCCTGGTGTGAAGAGAAGCAGTGGGTCAACCGCTTCAACGAAGTCGCCAACGAACTGGGCGAAAACTACACCGACGAGCTGATGGAGGAGATGACCGCCCTCCAGGAGAAGATCGACGCCGGCGACGTGTGGGACATCGACAGCCGCATCGATCAGGCCATGGGCGCCCTGCGCTGCCCGCCGGACGACTGGGAAGTCACCAATCTGTCGGGCGGTGAAAAGCGCCGCGTCGCGCTGGCTCGCCTGCTGCTGTCGAAACCCGACATGCTGCTGCTCGACGAACCGACCAACCACCTGGACGCCGAGTCGGTGGCCTGGTTGCAGCATCACCTGGAGAACTTCCCCGGCTGCGTCATCCTGGTGACCCACGACCGCTACTTCCTGGACCTGGTGACCAAGTGGACGCTGGAGTTGGACCGCGGCAAGGGCCACCCGCACGAGGGCAACTACTCCTCGTGGCTGGAAGCCAAGACCAAGCGCGTGGTGCAGGAGCAGTCGGAATCCGAAGCCCGCCAGCGCGCCCTCACCCGCGAACTGGAATGGGTCCGCTCGGGCGCCAAGGCCCGTCAGGCCAAGTCCAAGGCCCGTCTGGCCGCCTATGAGAAGATGGTCGCCGAGCAGGAAAACAGCCGTCAGGCCCAGTCCTTCGCCGTCATTCAGATCCCGCCCGGCCCGCGCCTGGGCAACGTGGTGCTGGAAGTCGAGGGGCTGAAGAAGTCCTATGGCGACAAGGTCCTGTTCGACAACCTGAACTTCAAGCTGCCGCCCAACGGCATCGTCGGCGTCATCGGCCCCAACGGCGCCGGCAAGTCGACCATGTTCAAGCTGATCACCGGCCAGGAACAGCCCGACGGCGGCACGATCAAGGTCGGCGAGACCGTCAAGCTGGCCTATGTCGATCAGTCGCGCGACGACCTGAAGCCGGACGACACCATCTGGCAGGCCATTTCGGGCGGCACCGACATCATGATGGTCGGCAAGCGCGAGATTAACACCCGCGCCTATGTCGGCAGCTTCAACTTCAAGGGCGGCGACCAGCAGAAGAAGGTCGGCCAGCTGTCGGGCGGTGAGCGCAATCGCGTCCACCTGGCCAAGACCCTGGCCACTGGCGGCAACCTGATCCTGCTCGACGAACCGACCAACGACCTGGACATCGAAACCCTGCAGAACCTCGAAGAGGCTCTGGAAGAGTTCGCCGGCTGCGCCGTGGTCATCAGCCACGACCGCTGGTTCCTGGACCGCCTGGCCACCCACATCCTCGCCTTCGAAGGCGACGGCCATGTGGAATGGTTCGAGGGCAACTTCGAAGCCTACGAGCAGGACAAGATGCGCCGCCTGGGCGCGGACAGCATCATTCCCAAGCGCGTCCAGCACCAGAAGTTCGGCCGCTGA
- a CDS encoding TIGR02466 family protein: protein MPSRSLFPTQVYDASLASARGWTELHEELLDLCLVMAEEDEAGIEWCRANHYPGYTSYGSINDLPQRFPEFGELKKLLDKHAALFAQSLHFDLAKKLRLDNLWVNVLMPGGGHTGHIHPHAVLSGTLYIHVPDGASSLKIEDPRLAMMMARPGLTAEAGEAEQPFVYLKPAPGTVLMWESWLRHEVPANRAEEQRISISFNYA, encoded by the coding sequence ATGCCCTCTCGCTCCCTCTTCCCGACCCAGGTGTATGACGCCTCCCTCGCCTCGGCGCGCGGGTGGACGGAACTGCACGAGGAGTTGCTGGACCTGTGCCTGGTCATGGCGGAAGAGGACGAGGCCGGGATCGAATGGTGCCGGGCCAACCACTATCCCGGCTATACCTCCTACGGCTCGATCAACGACCTGCCTCAGCGGTTTCCCGAGTTCGGCGAGCTGAAGAAGCTGCTGGACAAGCATGCGGCGCTCTTCGCGCAGAGCCTGCATTTCGACTTGGCGAAGAAGCTGCGGCTGGACAATCTGTGGGTCAATGTCCTGATGCCCGGCGGCGGCCACACCGGACACATCCACCCCCACGCCGTGCTGTCCGGCACGCTCTATATCCATGTGCCCGACGGCGCCTCCTCGCTGAAGATCGAGGACCCGCGCCTGGCCATGATGATGGCCCGCCCCGGCCTGACCGCCGAAGCCGGCGAGGCGGAACAGCCTTTCGTCTATCTGAAGCCGGCGCCCGGCACGGTGCTGATGTGGGAAAGCTGGCTGCGCCACGAAGTGCCCGCTAACCGCGCCGAAGAACAGCGCATCTCCATCAGTTTCAACTACGCCTAA